The genomic window GTAACTTTTGTGTCAAAGAGAGTAAATCCTAGTAAAAAATGTCCTAATCAGCTTCCTGAAGCATTTATGGAAAacttttctcctccttgcagATACTTCTTTTCAGCTAAAATGtgattaataattaaaagaaactttttttcaattttgaaaaaatcaattcattttgtaaaaaatgtttcattttgagaAAAAGTGCAAAGCTATTAATACTCCTTAAGTAAACATATTACAACTTCACATCCAGAAAAAAGTCCTTATTTATAAGGTAGTGCCTGCAATCCATTGGTAGTTAAATATCCTCTAGGGTTTAGTCACCCATCAAGCCTGAGAGctgcattcatttttaaattgcatCAATTTGAAGTGATTTTAAGCCAATCTGAGCTATTGGGCagacttaattttaaaagttttcacCTGATGCTATTTAAATGTCTGTGAGTCAAGATATATCATGGAAATTGAGGTAATCACAAAAAGGATTAGACTGAAAGCATCTGACTGTGTCATGAACCGCAGAAGTGCTCCaagtaatttcttcctaaaagtAGTATCAGCTATGATGCAGTCTTTCAGTATTCCCGTTTCATTGGTATTTTAGTGTGTCTCTCATATAATTCCAGGGGCTTATTTATTGCCTGTGAAGGTCTTTGCAGATTAAGATGATTCTTTTAAAAGCTAAGTTTATTCACCTTTCATTCCActtaaggaagaagaaagacaaaggGAACTagaagaacagaagagaagagagaatgaGATAGTTTTTAAAGCTTGgttacagaagaagaaagaacaactgcaggaagaaaagcGAATTCGCCGCGCAAAGCAGCTGGAGGAGTTGAGCATCAAAGTAAGATCTTCACAGTGTAAAGCTGGGATCTACAGTGCTCTTGTTAAATAGGAAAACCAAATTCTAAGCCTGCGTTCTTAGCAAAGTGTATGAAAATTTACAGCGACAGGGAATGTTCTTGTTACGTTGTTTTCAGTGAAGAGCCAGATAGACTTGCATGTTTAGGGTTGTTCTGCTTGGCAGGGTGGCTTGAGCCGTGGAAGCGGAATACATGaacttaaatataaaatcacaGGGGATACAGTGATACTCCTGTTTATCAGGGGAATGACTTGGGTGAACCCTGCAGTGAACAAGCACCCAGAAAACTCTGGGAAGCATGTTCCTAGCCATCAGAACTTGTTGGCAAGCGGTTAATGCACATGACCTGATCAAAAGCTGGAGATTCAGATCCTGTTCTTAAGTTCCTCTGCATTGCAGTGATGGGTTTGAAAAGCTAATTTCAGCATCTTTTAAACATAGCACTTTGAATGCTGGCTCATGTATATATTCCATGCCATATTAGCATATGCTCTAGTTTGCTTATAAAGTATGTTTTGTGGAGGGGAGATGCCAGCAGagttcaaaaaaattattataatgtGATTAATATAAAGATCCTTTAATGATAAGCTATATGTATACatgtcttttttattaattaggAGAGGAACAGGGATCCAGAAGCAGCCTACAACTTatggcttaaaaaaaagcaCCGAGAACACATGAAAGAAAGACAGATACAACTTTTGAGACGCCAAGCTGAGGAACTTGCCTTTTTTCCAAGGACAGAGGAATGCGACAGAGCTTTTAAAGAGTGAGTAGGGTCATTCCTAAGGAGCCATATCTGAAACTTTTGTAGTCTATCAGCTTGATACTGTAGTTATGGTACATTTTTACTTCTGAAGTCCTTACTGCTTTGGGGGGGCTTTTTGCATGAATATGCCCTTTTAAACTTACTTACAGTCTAGCAAAAATACATCAGTTCCTTAATGTTGTTAGTTCACTGTTGTGAAATTACTAGTCAGAACCTGAGCTGAAATAGTGAATTGCTTTTGCTAAAAAAGGGATCTTCTCCCTAAACCCTTTTTGCCTGCTTTAGAGCAGGCTTGGGCTGATTCAGTCCATTAAATGAGTATAATGTTAATCTGCCTCAACAAAGTGGGGGAGGTAAAGATAGGTGCAGAAGCAGGAGAATTGGGGTGGAAAGGTAGTGCCTCCTGTGTTTGGGTGTGGCAGCTTTTAGACTGTCTCAGCTAGGATACCTAACATTACTTTGCAGGACACCGTGACTccagttttgggggggggggcggggggggcaaGTCTCCTTTGAATGGATGATGTAAAACTTTAAATTGCAACTGCCAGTACTTCTGgtcctctttctctctccacagATGGCtcagaaggaagagagaagaaaaacgAGCAGCAGAACTAGCTGCTAAAGAGAGAGTAAGGCAGCTAAGATTAGAAGCTAGAAGAGCAAAGCAGATGCGGAACATCCACTGTATTTAGTTTAGAGCCAAAATCCTTTCACTTCACAGACCATTACAGTTGAAAATTTGATGTAACCACAGAGTTCTTGGTGACAGTCTTCTTAATTTTTATGGCTTGAGTTTTTGCTCTTTACAGTAACTGACTTTTTGTGGTGTATTTAAAGCTTTCAATCGAGTTTAACAATTTCCTTCAGTGACAAtgattttcctatttatttatttgtaattttgttGAAAAGCCTGCTTTTATACATAACTCAGGGATCTTCTTGGTTTAACCAAATCTAAATGAGTGCATATATGAGGGTGGCAAATACACATTCCCATCTTTTAAAGGCACTTTATACTTAACTCCACCATGAATTCCTGGATGCAGGCTGTTATGTAAGATGTAGGACTTTTGCTGGATTAATATTGCTATGTGCTGCTGCTTGTGATGAAGGCTGTACCAGGTGTTATGTTGTTGGAAAATCATGTTTCTTGTACACTTCCTATTAATCTGCTGACCAGCTCTAGACCAGAggactattttctttttaaggtttAAGGAAAGTGGTCATTGAAGGCTAACGTGTAGGTAAGCATtcaacagtttttaaaacttattGCTGTGAGTCATATTCAGCAGTTTTGTATTCCATGGAATTAAAAGGTTGTGCAATTTATGATCTTTCCTAATGTTAAGGAAGCTAGGTTCCCTGTATAAATGTCAATGTTTGCtaaatttattataataaaCTACATCACCTTACCCACCTAAATTGTGAACTCTTGACAGAGATCATGCCAAGGTCACTCATGAAATCATAGTCAGTGAAAGAGGAGGAACTTTCTGTCCAGCTATACATCCAACAGATTTCATGGTCCTGGCATTGCTcttctatttttcctcattCGAAGTGTTTTCTGGAAGTACTGCAACAGACAGAAGTGTAGTAGATGCAAAGCAGATTTGCTGttagcatttttctctttttttttttttttttttttggagctaGTTACAGGCATATTGAGAGAGTACTGGTGTTGGACTGGAGAGCGCTGTCTTGCAGCTTTTGACaacataaatatgaaattttacATGCTAATGAGAAACATGAGTAGTAGGTACCCTCCTCCTTTCTGTACCTTCCCTGACACCAAAGGGAAGAAATGCTTCTTGTGTCTACCAAGCAAATCCAGGGGGAAAATTCACAaaggtgcacacacacacatgcagacaATATCCTCTCCCTAACTGTAGTAAGCTACAACAGAAATGCTTCTTGGTTCATTACCTCAGACCAGCAGGGTGGAGGGTTTCACAGGTCAATGTCATATAGTTCCTTTTATGGTGCATTGAACAGGGTCAGAAATATCACTATATTAAATCCAAAACTGTAACTtgaaagcaagcaaagaaaGTTTATTGTAGTTTTCATCATGCAAACCAAAGCATGATCAGCAACAGCAAGAACTTCTAACTTACTTATCTGATCATAGTATGAGATTCAAAGGAAAACTGGATAAAAGCAACCATTTCAGAAACTCCTCTCCTAAACTAGACAGCTACATATGGTAAATCTGGGGGTCAAACTGAGAAACTTAAATAGGCTTCTTTGGATTTAGCAGATTAGCTGCTAAAAGTTCTCTTCAAACATATGTCAAGAACTTCAAACCTACATCAAGATTAAAAAACCATAcaagtaaaaaaatacttttttttttttataacagtACTTGTGCAAACTTGGTGCCTATCTTCATCTTCCTGTAATACCTAGGAAGACCTTAGGCAAGGACTGAGTACTAAGATTAGGTCAGGTTTCAACACCATGTACTAAAGGAAGTACATCAGTCTGCCTTTTCTGAGGTTTAGCTATGCAACAGCTTCACTCTAGAAGCTGAAACAGATGGAAAAGCCATTATTTCAGCTTTATGAAAACACAAGAATAATTTCCACACACCCCTCAAGTTTTCTAGAATCCATTTGAAACCAGttactatttatatatttagcTAGAGTTCATTCAAGCTCCTCTTTCTTGCCAGGAGGGCTGACACTGCATATGCTCTTCCCTTCAGAGCCTACAGCTATGAAGAATCATTGCACATATTCCTTTTTATTACTAAATTTAAAAGGCTGCACATAGACTTGGGGATGGTTCATCCCCTTGgctaagatttaaaaaaaaaaaaaaaaaagcaagcatgGAGCTGACCATTTTCCATTACTTTAATTTAGACATAACCTATCAGCATGTCATTTACTTTGGTATACTTATACTTCTGTCTCCCTCTAAAGGGAAATTTATTAAGATTTGCTAATAAGACTATAAACCTTAAATAGTTGTGCCtttgtagaagaaaataagtagCTTTCCAGACTGAGAAGTAGAAGAAGTATCCCAGAGGCTACAGAAATCCTGCCAGTCCCTAACTTCAAGAGGTAGAGAAGCAGAAACTGCATGATTTCCAATGTTAAACCCACCCATTATGAAAAGAAGGACAAAGGGAAGCATGCTGAACATCAACTAGTGTAATTCTTCAGGAGTGCATGTGCAATTGTCTTGGCTGAATTTTTAAAGGGCTATCAGCTCTCCTTGACAGTGATTGCAACAATTGAAGGTTACATCTTCGTATCTTGTATATGGGTGAAACCTTCCAATACTCTTCTttgaggaaaggaaggaagatggTGAAgcctcagaaaaagaaacttctgtTGATGTTTCTGGACGTGCAGCTGGATCCAGTACACGTAACATCTAAGGATGAAAAAATtgagactgaaaatatttctatattgtttaatgggttttttccttccctaacAGCTAGGAAGGATTTCTGCTCAAAAgcaacttttcattttttttccaagttgaaatatctatctatctgtccAGAACCTCAATATAAAGACTGACACGTATCAAGAGTTCTTACCATTTCGGCCATTTTCTCAGCAGGGGTATTGCAAAACTCCACACTTGTTGAAGTCTTTTTTGGACTGTTAGGGCCAACATTTCCCAGAAGATGTGAGCTCACAGCTTTGGCTAGCTTACAGTTCACAGCTGCTAGCTCTGTTGTAGTGTAAGGCTGGGCACTAGGGTAATATGTCTGTTGTCTCCCCCACTGAAGAGAGACCatgagctcctccagcagcctgtgcaggaaggaaagaagcaggaTTAGTGGGCTTTGTACTCTATACTGTATAATCAGCACACAGCACACTTAAGAGGAATTGTCTCTTCCCAAGACTTACTGCACAAGCTAAATCTTCaccaaaaaaagtgtttaaaaacaagGAGACAAACAGGCTATTCTCTAAGACCTCACCAAAACACTACTTTAATAATGTTACAACTCATTTGACATCTGGCAGAATAAGCACTAAAAAGTCCGTGTAGGTAGAAGAATCTCTATGTTTtggaaggagacagaggagaCTTGAAGTCAAGACAGTAAGTGATTAAATCAAGAAAGCCTAAGGATATGAGTGATGTCAGTTCCACAGTTTATTACCCCTAAGACTTCACACCTCAACGGAATAGAGAAAGAATTACGTTACTTTTGCTCTTTCAGGTCTAAGACTGAAAAGTAATGATACTATACATCAGCATAATTAACTTTTGTTGAATATCACTGAAACAGGTGAAAGTTATTTGATTCTTCTCTGGCCTAGAATAAACTGGCAAAAATGAAGTTGGCACAGAGGTAGTCtggattagaaaaaaatcatacttcTGTGTATCAATCATCTCCTGACGGAACTGATCACGTTCATTTAGCAAGTCCTGGATTGCACTTTGGGCATCCCTGGTTTGACGCTGAAGAATTGCTCTGGTATTAGTTAATTCATCAGCCATAACCCTGCAAAAGAAATCTACAGTCAGTGGTGTAAGTGAACAGTTTGGAAGTCACCTTTATTCTACTACAGATCATCATCTGTCAGTTCAAATTGAGGATTAAGCTTCtgttctctctcccctcccccatACGGGGCCTGTATCAACCTAATTACAAAGGACAGCTATTAAGAATAATTTCTCTTCAACTCCAGTCAACACAAGTGCAAAATTCTGTTTTGACTCACTGAGTTTAAACAATTTTAGGTCACTTAATACAGATCTAATgacagacatttcaaaatacCTTTGGTAAATGAACGTGGTTGACAAGAatactgtgaaagaaaaagctgaatacatttttgttttactaacaTTTCTCACAAGTATGCTGTAATGACATCTGTTCACACTCATCTCTAAACATAACAGCTATGGCTACAAGCTGCATTCATTTACCTCTTTGCCTTTCTCAGGGGCAATAAGTAGATACCAGATAAAAGTGTTTAAGAGCTACAAACGAGACAGATGTTGTCACATTTTGCTGTTGCCATGAGGCTTAGCACTGACCCCTCCAGCAGGCATTTCAAATGCCTGTGATATTCCAAATGCAAAAACCAGAATGACATTTAAACAACCACCAGTTAGAAATCTGAGATAAAAATGAACCAGATTGTTGCAATATTGAAGAGTGTTACTCTAAGCACATTGCTGGGACTCACATCCCTGACCTCAGAACTCCTATTAATGCTAAAAAAACAAGTTCGGATAGTAACTCTTGCTTAGCTAGGACTTGAAAGTACTTACCATTCACCCAATATGCTGAAACTTCTTAAGACCAGCAAATTAAAGGGAGGAAATTGTACTCTATTACCACTTCCTTCAAGCAGCAAGGTCTTTTGTAATATGTGCTAAGCATCATAATTATAATTCAGTCAGTTATATCCGAGTACAGTAGAAAAATCCTACAACACTATTTACAGTTAAAAGTCCAAATCATTGTCAAAGGATATTCTGACTTTCAGAGCAGGTTTTATGGTTACAGAAGTCAAATAACAATGGGATTCTGTGCAGTAACACAGTGTTTGATTAAGAGATTCCCCCTACTCTTTTTTCCATACTAGACCCCTGAACCACTCTAAGTGGAGCTTTTAACCACATTAATTTCTTCACAAATTGATGATTGTATCCATACTGGGGGTTGGGGATGAAAATCAAGCGAATTACCTTTAAGAAAAGCCAGGACAGGTGCCCTAGAAGACATTTTCAAACCCTAAACTGCACACAGTTTATCAGAATTAAGAACTTCTCTTGCTATGTTAGCAAGAACTGTAGTTGAGATTTTAGGAGGTTTGGGACTCACTGTATAACCTTTGAAAAGTAGGACTATTCAGATTTACAAGGAGTTTACTTTCTTTATACCTTTGTTGTATACTCATGTGTCATAGTAGATGTCAGTATAGCTGTTGTGGCTATCCTTTGCATATATAAGCACGCTGCAATGAGTGCATGTGATGAAAGACTGAAGGAGAATGCTGTTATGACAGCTCTGTGAGAGGCAATACCTGCTTGCTAGGAATTTGCTTCGCCACACGTCACATTGGATAGACATGCGCTCTAATTGTTCAGACAACTGAGACATATTCCGGCCCAGGACTTCATTTTCTAGGATGAGCTGATTTTTCTCACGAGCCATCCGTTCAAAGTGATATTGCAGATCGTCCCCCATAGAAGCAACAAGTAATTTCTTCAGCTCCCGATTGACCTAAAATTAGACCAGACTCTCCTGTGGCTATCAGCAGAGAATAAAACAATTCCTACTTCCAGAATACAGTGCAAAGTATTGTAAATTGCTAGCAATAAATTGCCTTTCTCTTTATAGAATGGGACACATCCAAGCAAGCATAAACATTTGAGCCTAATGCATGTTTAACATATCCTTCTTTAAACTCTAACAGAGCCAAAGAGGAAGAATGAAAACCTGCTACAAGTAACACAGCTTCAGTAGTATCCAACTCCTGAATCAGTAAGATAACAAAGGATTAGACAAGACATCCACAGATACATTATATAGAAAATTATAGTCACACCTTCTATAGTGTAACATTTCTCATTAGTGGTTGagaaacaaaatcttttctCATGAAAGAATTcatttccctgcagccctctAATGTGTTTCTCCCAGCTTCAAACCTTTGATTCTTTCATCTGTTGTCAGAGAAGCAGGACTCGATTACTTTGATGTACTTCTACTCTGTATCTTAGCTGGTAAGTTCAAAAAGGAAACTATGTGTTTCAAGGCTAGAGTGTCATAGCAGTTCTCTTCGGTCACATTCACAAACTGCTTATATAAACCAAAACAGTTCAGCTGTGTGAGAGAAAATACCTTTAATTTCTTACCTCTGTCTGAATACGCAGCTGATTAGAGAGACCTTCCTTATCCTGTAACAACcgcttttctgaatttttcagcttttcaattGCATTTTTTAGCTCTAAATGTTCTTTCTTGGGATCTGTGGCTCCATCCGACTGATGGAACGTGTCTCCTTTATGTCCCACAGATTTAGCTACCTTAGCATTTTTAGTTGGAACAACATGGGTGATGGCTGCTTTGGGGACTAATATACGAATAGCTTCAATTTCCACTGATTTGTCAGCATGTACTTTCCCCAGCTGCAGAACTCCAGGACTCAGGGAAGAGGCTGTCTTTTTATGTGGGCTGTGGTGGATGTGATGGTTTGTAGTGTTGGCTCCAGTAATTACTTCCACCGATCCAGCTGTCTGCTCCATTTCCATGCCATCGCCAGGTCCTCGAATGGGCGATGAGGCCTCATCAACTATAATTTAGAAATTGTGGAGGGAAAGTTTACCACCTTTTAATTTGGTTATAGTCTCACTGTAACTATTCCTTAATTTCTGTACTTCAAAGTTACAGATTTTAATTGTACACTGCACGTGTAAAATAGTCTTTTGCAGCAGCAATTATCAAGCACAAGTCAGAAAAgtcatagaatgctttgggttggaagggatctcaaagctcatccattcccctgccacgggcagggacaccctccattagaccagattgctcagtgccccatccaacctggccctaaacactttcagggatggggcatccacaacttctctgggcaacctgttccagtgcctcactaccctcgCAGTAAGTCCTTACTCAAATGTGCGTTCCTCATTAAAACTAACAGTACAAGACACAAACATTGATCTGAATTgcattaatttatatttcatgCTGCCACACAAGATTAAATGCAGACAAAAAAGAACTTGCATGGAAAAAATTCTTGACAACATTACTCATAGGCTGAAAGCAAAATCAGGTTTTGGGAGCTGACAGAATCagagcagttttattttaaaagcaagaagtaaatgaaaaacagctATTAGCTAGACAGCTGCTGACATCTTAAGAAGTTTAGCAGACTTTTAAGTACTATCTAACATGTGTCTTTAGCTGTCCAAATGAAGGTTTAAGAAAAGCCAACAAGCCAGTTCTGCTCCACTTCTAATCAACAGACACCAGTATTCCCAGTAATGCTGCATTCTGCTCTATAGTCCCCAATATGCATatttactgaaattaattttatttacattcaCTAAGTTTCCAGCTGAATGAATTACTATTGTAGTAAAGTTTCCTCACAGTAGATGAGAGATAGAAAGTTTCTGAGAACATGGCTACACATACTGCCTTTTTCCTCATACTGCAGGCAGTAACGAGAGCCTGTGTCCTCTATCCAAATAATGGATTTCAAAAATGCTGTGGTAACACCATTATATTGCCCTACTTTCCAGTTAGCTGAATCAGTACCAAAAGGTTCTGTGTACCAGAGGAGCACTGGCAGATAAGTGTACAGATGGCAGTACCAGTGACAAGCTTATTTTTCAATACAAAGCTGGATTagaaaaagtaacatttaaTTACTGTTCCATCCAGGCAGCTCTGGTTTTCACTGCAATATTGAAGTCACAGAATTACTTCCTCATAGCTACAGAAAATGAATAAGTTTAAATGAAGGGAGCCTCGCATACAGCATAACTTGTATTTAGAATTCCAGTTAAAAGCACTTTTAGCCCAGCCTGCTTAGATGACATATGAACAACCTACCTTTTTCTAGAGACGTCATTTTCTCTTTACCAGTCAGCTCTTCCTAACTAGGTAAGT from Chiroxiphia lanceolata isolate bChiLan1 chromosome 2, bChiLan1.pri, whole genome shotgun sequence includes these protein-coding regions:
- the BLZF1 gene encoding golgin-45; its protein translation is MTSLEKVDEASSPIRGPGDGMEMEQTAGSVEVITGANTTNHHIHHSPHKKTASSLSPGVLQLGKVHADKSVEIEAIRILVPKAAITHVVPTKNAKVAKSVGHKGDTFHQSDGATDPKKEHLELKNAIEKLKNSEKRLLQDKEGLSNQLRIQTEVNRELKKLLVASMGDDLQYHFERMAREKNQLILENEVLGRNMSQLSEQLERMSIQCDVWRSKFLASRVMADELTNTRAILQRQTRDAQSAIQDLLNERDQFRQEMIDTQKLLEELMVSLQWGRQQTYYPSAQPYTTTELAAVNCKLAKAVSSHLLGNVGPNSPKKTSTSVEFCNTPAEKMAEMMLRVLDPAARPETSTEVSFSEASPSSFLSSKKSIGRFHPYTRYEDVTFNCCNHCQGELIAL